The following is a genomic window from Adhaeribacter radiodurans.
AACCAAAAGAGCTGAAAGATTTCTCCTTCAGCTCCTTTAATTAGAATGTATAATTTTAAATTCTACAAGTGAATTACTTCGTCGTAAGCAGCGGCAGTAGCTTCCATTATTGCTTCTGACATGGTAGGGTGCGGGTGTACTGATTTAATAATTTCGTGACCGGTTGTTTCCAGTTTCCGGGCTACAACTACTTCGGCAATCATTTCGGTTACGTTGGCCCCGATCATGTGCGCGCCCAGCCATTCGCCGTACTTGGCATCGAAAATTACTTTTACAAAACCTTCTTTCACCCCAGCGGCACTAGCTTTGCCCGATGCCGAAAAAGGGAATTTACCTACCTTAATGTCTAAACCTTGTTCGCGGGCTTGTTTTTCGGTTAAGCCTACCGATGCAATTTCGGGAGAGCAATACGTACAGCCCGGCAGGTTTTTATAGTTAAGCGGCTCCGGATGGTGACCGGCTATTTTCTCTACGCAAATAATACCTTCCGCGGAAGCAACGTGCGCCAGAGCGGGCCCCATTACAATATCGCCGATGGCATAAATGCCCGGTACGCTGGTGCGGTAGAATTCATCTACTACTACCCGGCCTTTTTCTACTTTTACGCCGGTTTCTTCTAAACCAATGCCCTCCAGGTTAGTAGCTACTCCAACCGCCGATAAAACTACATCGCAGGTAATTGTTTCTTCGCCTTTAGCCGTTTTAATTTTAACTACGCAGCCTTCGCCGCTGGTATCTACGGCTTCTACCGAAGAGTTGGTTAAAATATCAATACCCGATTTTTTGAAAGATTTTTCGAGTTGTTTGGATACTTCTTCGTCTTCTACGGGCACTACGTTCGGCATGTACTCTACAATGGTAACTTTGGTACCCATAGCATTATAAAAATACGCGAACTCTACGCCAATAGCACCGGAACCCACCACTACCATGGTTTTAGGTTGTTTTTCCAGCACCATGGCCTGGCGGTAGCCCACAATTTTTTTACCATCTATTGGCAAATTAGGCAACTCGCGCGAGCGGGCACCAGTAGCTAAAATAACATTTGGCGCTTCGTAGGTTTCTTTTTTACCATCGGCAGTAGTTACTTCTACTTTTTTGTTGCCCAGCACTTTGCCGAAACCAGCAATATGATCAATTTTATTTTTCCGGAATAAAAACTGAATACCTTTACTCATACCATTGGCTACGCCCCGACTACGGTTAATTACTGCCCCGAAATCAGCAGTAGCATCTCCTACGTTAATTCCGTAGTCCTGCGCATGCTTAATGTATTCAAAAACCTGAGCGCTCTTGAGCAAAGCCTTCGTGGGAATACAACCCCAGTTCAAGCAAATCCCACCCAGTTCTGCTCTTTCTACTACCCCTACTTTCAGGCCGAGTTGTGAGGCACGGATAGCGGCTACGTAACCACCTGGTCCGCTGCCAATTACTATCAAATCGTATGCTGATGCCATATTATTGGATTTATTTTCTTATTGAGTGCCGCAAAGTTAGGTTATAATCTGTATTTCCCAAATTGATATTTACCCGTTCAAAATCCGGGAAAAATGAAAAAATTTATAGGTAGTACTCTCTGTTTTCATGAACTCAGATGAAGTAAAAGGAGTACTGCTACTACGGAGGTATTGGTTAAGTAAATTCTGGAACGCTACAGTTGCTGGCACGAAAATTTCTTTTACTAAAAACAGGCTAAATAAAAAATTGTTGGCTTATATTTTGAATTCCTAACGTTTTATATGAAATACTTTTTAACTTTTTTTGTGGCTATTACCTTGCTTACGGCCTGTACCCAGCGTAATTATAAATCTTATACGCGTCAGGCCGCCACTAAATTCCAGGCAAAGGATTACCAGGGCGCAATAGAGGAATACAGCAAAGCCATTAACCTGAAATCGAACAATGCTGATTTATATAAACGCCGCGGCATAGCTCGCTACGAACTAAAAGATTACCCAAACGCTTTAACAGATTTAAACCAGGCTGCAGTTTTAAATAAATACGATGCCGAAACTTTTAAATTCCTGGGCGATGTGCAAATGCAACAGAATAATTTAAAGGAAGCTGTTGTAAGTTATACCCAAGCCATTACTCTTGATAACGAGTATGCAAACGCTTACAACAACCGGGGAATTTGTAAGGCAAAATTAAAAGATCATGCGGGGGCGGTAAACGATTACACCAAAGCCATTTTATTTAAACCAGATTACGCCGTTGCTTACCAAAACCGGGCAAATGCCAAGTTTCGGGTAAAAGCCTACCGCGAAGCCCTTGAAGATTATAACAAAGCCTTGAATTACGACAGCGACCTACCCGAAGCTTATTTTAACCGCGCCCTGATTAACAAAACTTTAAAGCAAAATCAGGATGCCTGCCGGGATTGGGCCAAAGCCGAAGAACTAGGCGTAGACAAAGCCGGCGACTACCGGAAGCGTTTTTGTAAGTAATTTAATTATTAGCAGTGCCTATCTGTAAATAAACGAGTATAAGAAATTTACTTTAGTAAAAAACAAAGGTGCCTTTAAGGCACCTTTGTTTTTTACTAAAGTACGATCCTATTTACTTTGTTAATAATATTCTTTTAACCAGGTTAGTACCTAATGCATTGAGCCGGTAAAAATAAATCCCTTTAGGTAACTTTTCCGCCTGGAATAACACTTCGTGAAATCCTGCATTTTGTGATCCATTCACCAAGGTTGTTACTTTATTACCAATAGCATTATAAATACTTAGTTCTACATTCCCGGCTTTAGGCAAATAAAATTGGATGGTAGCCGAAGCACTGGTCGGATTAGGGAAGGCTTTCGCTGTAATCTCATTTTTAAGCGGTAAACTCACTATTTGCTCAGGAGCTTTCTGATTATTTGTTGGTTGGATAATCTGTTTTGGATATTTTTTTCGCCGTAAAAGAGCATTCGTATTAATTTCAAATCGCTCTCCTCCTACTAAAGAATCTCTTTGATTATCGGTCCGGTATTGAGTTACATCAAAATGAAAGATACTATCATTCAATAATTTTTCTTTTACATCAAACAACACTTTAATGCCATAAACCTCTTGCGGGCTAAGTATTATATTTCCAATCCAAGCCGTAGGTTCAGAAAGGTAAATTTCGCCTCGGTTATTCACCTTTATACCCTCTCCTACTCTATCTCCTTCTAACCACTTTTTAAATAATTTCTCGCCTAAAGAAATTCTTACTACGCCAATAGCAGTAAATGGCAATTTTTCTTCTTTCGGAATGCTGAACACCAATTTGGTTCGTAAACGCTCTTGTTCCAGATAATTGCCAATGGCTACAGCGGCGGTTAAACCATCGCCGGCTGCTTCATCCACAACTGTAATATTTTTCCAGGCAATGTTGTTATTTTTCTTAACATTCAAGTTCAAATCGGTGTTTTCGGGGAAAGTCATACCGAAAGGTGCGGTAGTAGAAGTTTCGATGCGTGATAATAAACAGAAGTGAGAAAAATCGAGGCCGTAAGCACCACTGTAATCGGCCGGATTAGGCGGGTACCAAGGAAATTCCAGGATAGTTTCTCCGCTAGCTGCAATGGTACCAGTTGGCAGAGTAGCAATAGGGCTGCCCATTTGCAAACCACCCATTACAGCTCCTGTCCAGGGAGAGGGCCAGCTAAGCCCGGTAGACGCTTTTGCCCAATATAAATTTACGTTGCCGCTGCCGGAACTGGTACAACTCCGGTTTCTAACCCGAACGTATACATAGTTAGGAACGCCCAAAGCTGGATCCCGGTATTCCGGATTTTGGTGAACTTGGTTTGTCAAGCCATCGTTTTGTTTTCTAACCCAGATATCCTCGCTGCCCCACATAAACGAGGAAATATTGTTAGGTTCATTGCCGGTATCATCCGGGCGGTCTTTCGACCACAAGTCGCCCACTGGGCCACCTACACCTACCGCGTACCAGGCATTTGCCACCTGGTAAGATTCTGGAGAACAGGCCCCAAATAAATCTTCGGCTGCCTGAATAGTAGCATAGCGGGAGTCGATATACTGGTCCATACTGTTCATGTAATAAGTTAAGGCCTGATAAGAAATAGCGAGTGCATTATCCCGGCCAATGCCAGTTACATTATAGCTGTCACTAATATCGTTAGTACCAGTGCCGCCTTCGCTAAGTAAATAAAACCAGAAATTCTGTACTCCGGAGTTTGTATGTACGCCCCCGTGGTCTAGCACGCCGGAGTACCAGTTAGTTCCTAAATAAGTGTCAGGTTGATTTTTGTCATTCGGGTTAGACATAGAGCGTAATTTTCCGCCCGGAATCCACATATCTTCTCCAATATCATAATCGCCAGTACCACCTTGTCCGTAGTATTCCACTGCTGTACCAAAGATATCGCTGAAAGATTCGTTTAAAGCGCCGGATTCGTTAGAGTAAACCAAACCAGCGGTAAATTGAGTAAAGGCATGAGTTAATTCGTGCCCTACTACATCCAAGGATACAATAGCTCCGGTAGTTGCGCCACCGCCCCCATCTCCAAAATGCATGTCCATTGTTCCACTATCCCAAAAAGCATTATCCCGTCCTGCGGCATTGTCGTTTATAAAGGCATTAAGTACCGCATTGGCACCATCGTAGCTTTGCCGCCCGAAGGTACAATTATAATAATCATAGGTTTTTTCAAGGGCCCAATGTGCGCTGGCTCCTACCCCTGCCCAATTAGTAGTACTGTTGGTTAAATCTCCGGAAAGCAATGATCGGGTACGGATGGTTCCCCCCACATCGCCGCAGGCGCCATCGCTCCGGCAATTGTCAAATAAGCGATAATTACCCATAGCCGTAAGTTCAGTTTGAATGGATTGGTTACCATTGTACAAAGTAGCCGCAGTAGCATTTGTACAATCCTGGATAAGGCTAATTGTCTTGATTATTTCACCGGAATAGGCATCAACATACACTCGATTATGGCTAAATGGAACGGCGGCAAAAATATCCATTTTATAAGCTAACCGGTATTTAGTAGCAGCCAAATTAAGGTTTTTACCACTTTCTACATTTACGGGCGTAAACACTAAAGTAGGCTTCGGATATAATCTACGGTCTAATTGCCATTTGTAGCGTTTAGCATTAGTATACCGCAAAGCAAAGTCTATTGCTGCATCAGCGGGCATAGAATTTCCTATCTCGGCGTTTAATTTGGGAACTACCCGCCCGTTGGCGGTAGTTAGTTCTCCTCCTTTTTGGTGAACAATAAACTCTCCTCCTTCCACGGGTATTTGCTTGTAAACTTGCTGGAACCGGTAATGAATAAAACCTAACTTATCGCTGTCAGATTTTTGCAAAGTCATTACATCATTTTCAGTTAATCCAAATACCGTAGAATAGGTTTTAAACAACTCTTGTGGGGCTAATTGTACCCCTTCCTTAAATCTTAAAAAAGTATACCTGCTGGAAGGTTGCAGGAGTGGTGCCAGAACAGATTGATTAATATCATCTACCTGAGCCATAGCCGGACTTATTAGCCCTATCACACTAAGAACCAGTAATACTAAAAATTTATTTTTGCCGGCATAAACCCAAGCTAACTTATTAGGATAGCTCTTAAAAAGGAAGTGCCACCATTTTCTGCTGCTTTCAAGTTCCGAGCAGGGAACAAGTTTGTACATTTTCATGACATAAATCTTAAATGGTTTAAAATGATTTTGGAATACTAGCCGGCCGGGAGCATTCAAGAGTTGATTACCGCAATGAAGAAAGGTCAACAGGTGATACTGAAAAATTTAAAATAAACTCGTAAAAACCTGAGGCAGAAGTTTGGCCTTTATCTGAGACAGCCAGAAGAGTTTTTATTTATTCTGGTTTGTAGAAGTAAACAAGAAACTCTCGCAGAAACGTAATTAGTAAATTTTAAGATTGGATAAGATTTGAAGGTTTAGTAGAAACCAAGATAAACGGCTTTATCTAATAATTTATTAAGATCATCTCCTAATTAAGGCATCATACCTAAGCACAATTAGATCTACCGAAATCACTAATAATTAGTATTTTATAAGTTTAAAACAATATCTAAACGCCCTTCGATTTAATCTATAAAATACTGAAAAATAAGTATTGATTTAAGGTAGCAAACAGTTTATCTTTATTTAAATCAGAGCCCTTGGCACCAATAACAGGCAGCTTACTTAAATAATATTCCAAGTTTTATTACTCATCTAAAATTTACACGCTAAAATTTTAAGACCAAGACAATGGATATTCCAAAAAGTGCCAGTAAAACCCGCTACAACCGGGATAGTGACCGTTTATGGGAAGAAAGTCCCTCCTGCTCCGAATACCGGATAGAATATATAATTGCCTATAAAAGTAAATACCTGAATGCTTATAAAGAGCCGGTCTTTTATAAAAAGCAGGAAGAACCAAACCGGGTAGCTCCGAAGATCAGCTCCGATGGCCCAGGCTTTTTTCACGCCTATCCCGGAGGCTTAAATATTGATCCGCGAACAGGTGAAATTGATATTAACGATAGCGATGCCGGTGTGCGGTATACCGTAGAATTTTCGCCGTGCGGCCGGGATTGCGTTGCCCGCACCCACGTGGTAATTAGTGGTGTTGGTTACGAAGGAGGAATCTTTTCCTTAACAGAAACTCCTGCAGACGCACTTTTTATTAATCCATTTTACTTTGGCAGTACGAGTCCGGATGAAGAGATTCGTTCGGATAAAGTTCCGGCAAGGCCAGCGCCTTCCGGTGAATATGGTATAAATCCGGAGCCGAACCAGAAACCAACTGCCGACTTAATTGGGTTAATCCTGGACCCTAAGAGTGGAACTATTGACTTAAGAAAAACAATTGAATCCGGCGCTTTAGGATTCCGGCAAATCACAGATAACCCCAATGATAGATTCCCGCAAAATGGAGTAAGCAAAGATTTTACTATTTATTACCGGTTATTCAGCGGCCCGGGAAAAGAAGTACTAAATAAAACAAATGTTAGAATCCATTTCTTTGATGCGGAGGATGATATTCCGGAAGAATTAAAGGTACGGATGCGGCAACAGAGTAACTCTATTTTCCGGCAGAGTTTGCCTTTACCTTTGCTCTTGGGAATAGCTTTATCTTCTTTACCCGATACTTCCTGGGAAATTTTAACCACTTTGCTGACAGTGCTTTCTTCGTTTTTGTTTTTAATGGCCCGGGCAAAAGAAAGTAATAGCCCATTAATTCCGCCGGAAATTTGCATCAGAAGGTAAAGAGCGGAGTGGCTAGGGTAGGTAGTTTGTAGTATCTGTGTGTTGTTTTCTTTTTTAAGCTTATGCAAAAGTTATTAATGTCGATCTGGTCAATGACTGATTCTTCCGGTTTTATCAGCAGAACCAGTTCCAAAATTTCTTGAGAAAGTCTGGCTTGTGCAAAAATTCTACATAAATAATTGAATATGAATATGTTAATAGCAGTAAAACTAATTACTGTGGTTCTGTTTGCCGCATTTTACTTTTCTGCCGCAGAATGTTCAGCTCAAAAAGCAACTTACCAGCAGCAGGCGCAACAGTTATGCGATGAAGCTTACACCTTATTGTTTCTGCAAGGCAAGGATAGTTTAGCTTTGCTGAAGTATCAACAGGTAAAAGCTAATTATTTTAACAAACCTGCCGTTGACTCTAACCTGGTAGATGCCTGTTTTGGAATGGGCGTTATTTACCAGATAAGAAGAAATTTTACCCAGGCGATTAAACAGTATAAAGAATCCATTACGTACCAGCAAAAAATAACTCCCGAAAAAGATTCCAGCAACTTTTATCCTTATGTACTAATTGCCGAAAATTTTATTCATCTCAATTATTATGATTCAGCTTATACTTATTACAGAAATGCTGAACATTTACTAATCCGTTACCCTAACATTCCGCAGGCGCAACGCTTCTACAATGGTATGGGTAATCTCTATTACTTATTAGGCAATTACACCCAGAGCACCAATTATTACGAGAAAGTACTTAAAAACTTAAATCCGGACGGCAAGTCGTTTCAGCAATTAAATGAAAATGATGCTTACCGGTATATTATGTATAGTAATAATATTGCTACGGCCTACCGCAAACTTGGACTTTATCAACCAGCCATTCAAAATATAAAAGGTTTAATCCGGTATGGTATTCTGCCTAATTTATTATACCAGAATATTGCCGTTACCTATCTCCAATACAACCAGCTAGACAGCGCTATAACTTACCTGCAGAAAATCATCACCGATAAGACAAAGGGCGCTAGCCTGGATATTATTGGCGAGCAGATTGATTTATACAATAACTGGGGAACTGTTTACCTTAAAACTAAAAATTTTAATAAAGCTTTATTTAATTTCGATAAAGCTCAGCAAATAAGTATAGCGAACTATGGCTTTAAAAACGATGGTTTGGCCATTGCCTTCGCAGGAAAAGGACAAGTGTATGAGAAACTCAGAAATTATCCTTTAGCCTTGCAGCATTACCAATCGGCTCTGCAAGCACTGCATTTTACCTTTAATAACGCCAATGTTTATCAAAACCCGCCAGACTTTAACGGTACAGTTTCCTCCCTGCTGCTTTTTGAAGTATTAAAAAACAAAGCTGGTACGTTCCGACAATTTTATAACCAAACCCGGAAAACTTCTGATCTTGAAGCTTCTCTCCAAACGTATGAATTAGCTTTTCAATTGGCGGACCGAATTCGTAAAAGTTATGATTCGGATGAGGCTAAATTATTCTTTAACCGTACGGTAGCTCCCACCTACGAAGAAGCCATTGCCACCGCTTTTCACCTCTTTGAGCAAACCCAACAAAAAAGTTACCTTGAAACAGCTTTTGCCTTAGCCGAAGGAAGTAAAGCAGCTGTACTGGCAGAAAGTTTACGAAAGTTAGAGATTAAAAATATTTCGGGTATCAGCCCAAGGTTGAGGCAACAAGAAGCCGACTTAAAACGCAATAATGTCGCTCTCCAGGTGAAGCTGGTAGAAGACACCGTTAGTAATTTCCGAAGAGAAATGTACCGGGATCGTCTTCGGGAAAATGAAATTAAACTGGCGAAAATTGACAAAGAGTTCGAAAATAATAAACAATACTACCAACTCAAATACGATACGCAGCCAGTAAAAGTAAGCCCGATTCAGGAAAAACTAAGTAAACAAACAGCCATTGTTGAATACTTTATCGGGAAAAACAACTTATACGTTTTTGTTATTACATCGCAAAGTTTCGAAGCCAAACAACTTAACTCTACTAAAGCATTCCGGAAAAATTGGGCCATACTACATAAAGCTTTTTACCAACCGGAACCAACCTTTGGCTTACCGGAAAGTCAGGCTGCACACCAATTATATCAACAATTAATAGCCCCAGTAGCGGCTTCCTTAACCGGAAAGCAACGTTTAGTAATTATCCCGGACAAAGAACTTGGATATGTACCTTTCGAGGCTTTGATTTCTGATACCAACACCAATCATTATTTAATCCAGGATAAAATTATTAGTTACGCTTATTCAGGTAAGCTTTTACCCACCGGTTCCACCAATAAATTAGTTAATCAGGAAGCTTTGGTGCTGGCCATGGCTCCTTTCGGCGCGAAGAACCACGACACCAAAACAGCCCGGCGGGCCGGAATGTTTGCTTCTTTAGATGCTTCGGCCGACGAAGTGAATCAGATTGGTAACCAAGTATTCATTGGCCCAGATGCTACTAAAGCCCTATTTGAACGATTGGCTAGTAAATCTGATATTATTCACCTGGCCACGCACGCCAGCGTTAATAACCAAGAGACATTGCAATCTTTTATTGCTTTTTACCCAAGTGATTCGCTCAACAACTATCGACTTTACATTTCGGAAATTTACGATTTGAACTTAAGTAAGTTAAAATTGATAGTTTTGAGTGCCTGCGAAACGGGCAACGGCCAATTAGTACAAGGAGAAGGGATTATGAGTTTAGCCCGTGCTTTTAGGTACGCCGGCTGCCCCAGTACTGTAACTACCTTATGGCCGGCAGAAGATAAAGCCACAGCTTATATTACTACCCGGCTGCACGCTTATCTAAAAGCAGGAAAACCGAAAGATGAAGCCGTACAACTGGCAAAGCTTGATTGTTTAAAAAACCAAACCAATCCGCAGTTTCAATCGCCGGTTTATTGGGCAAATTTAATTTTTATCGGGGACGAAGCGCCTATCTATCAAACCACTAATTACGCTATAGTCGTTTGGATTGCGGGAAGTATGTTAGTCGTATTTTCAGTTTTATGGTTATTTTACAAACGAGGAATAATTCAAAAATCAACCACGAAAAACTCAGACACACCTCCCTCTTTAATCCCTTTAACCTAGATTTTGCTCTTAAGCAAATAGGGGCAAGGAGATAAAATTGCTGGTTAGCCTACCATTTTAAAATTTAACTTAAGGTGCGTTCGAGATAAGAACAGAATACAGCGTTATTCTTCTTTAAGTACGTCATCCTGCAAGGATCTAACCGGTTACCTACTGGTTAGATCCTTACAGGATGACTTAGATAGACAGGAAAAAACCTGAAAATAGAATTTTATCTTTCTTGCCAGCACTTTTAGTTATTCTTAGTGTAGATAAGTCCTTAACTCGAACTTACGTTAACTTAATGCGACTATAAATAAAAAGCAGGTTTTATTTAATACGCCAAATAAGGCCTGCTTCTTTCATTGCTTTGCAATTGGACTACTTTATTCGTCGGGCAACTTCTTAAACTTCCGTTTGCTCAAAATCTCTTTTGCTTTTTCTCGATAAATATTATCTGGCGCTTTGTTAGCGGCTACTTCTTTTAATACTTTTTTAGCCTCGGCATTATTTTCCACCTTAATGTAACTTAAGCCCAGGTACCATTTAGAGGGCGTTTCAAATTGCTTGTATTGCTGCAAGTAAGTCAGGTAAGTTTTAATAGCAGCTTCTGGTTTATTAGCGGCTAAGTAAGCATTGCCCAAATAAAACAAAGATTTTTCATCGTTTTCTTTCGCTAAAAACTGCTCAAACAATTGAATACTTAGGAGGTAGTCACCTGCTCTATAAGCTTCAATTGCCCCTGTTCTCTGGTCTGCTTCAATGGGTGCTCCTCTAAAGCGTGGTATTAGATAAGGTTCGTAGTAAGCTTGGTAAATAGCCTCAGGAGTGCTTTGTCGGGTAATTAGGTTGTTTATTGCTAAAATGCTGGTAATAATTAAAACAATACTGGCTGCTGCCATTAAGAAATACCTTTGGGTATTCATTTTTACAACCTTTACCTCCGTTTCCGGCTCTTCTGCTATTTCCAGATGAAAATTCTCGAATTGCTGTTGCCTTTGTTGCCGGCCTACCGTTTTTAAATTTCTCAAAATAGCTTGCTCTACTGCCACTTCTTTTTTAAAAGATTCATCAGTAGCTAACCGGCGTTTAAAATCAGTTAATGCTTCGCCTTGCAATTGCCCCAGCAGGTATTGCTCTACCAACTCGTCTTTGTCAAAATCATCCATCATAGGGTTAGAAAACTAGAAATAACCGGAAAAAGCATTTTTCAGGCGGTCTTTGCACCGGAATTTTTGCTGCTTGGCCACATTCACGCTTTTGTAGTTAAGCTTCGCGGCTAGTTGTTCCATGCTTAGTTTCTCGTAATAAAAACCTACCAGCAAACTTTTACAAGGTTCTCCTAAAGCATGAATGGCCCGAATAATCTGGCCATCGTCCGGCACTTTCACGTCTGTTTCTTCCGTTTCATCGGGTACATTCTGAACTTCAATGTAATCGTCCAAGTCTATAAACCGTTGTTTGCCTCTTAATTGGTACAGCCATTTATTACGGCAGATTGAATAAATATATGTTTCCAGTTTACAGGTAAGAACAAAGCTTTCGCTGGATACTTTTTCCAGAAAATCGAGCATGCTGTCCTGGTATAAATCTTTTGCCTCGGCGTAGCTGCCACTGTTTAACTTTACCATTTGCAAGATTTTGGGCCAGTTGGTCTGGTACACCTGGCGGATAGTATTTTCATCGCGATTTTTTAAATCCCGCAGAATAATCTCATCCGAATAAAGTTTTTTCAGCACTTCTGTTACCAATAAGCGATTACCCATAAGCATTACTGTAAGATATTAATACTTAACGGAATGAGAGCATACTTTAAAATTTTTATTTGTACTAAGAATGAATTGCAGAATATCGGCAAAGTCAACACTATTGAACAATAATTTTTCGGAAGGTGCCGCATTTATAAGCCAATACCGTATTTTTTATTCTTAGGTCTGTTGTAGTTGAAGTACACCGTTAAAAGAAGATCGTCAGGTAAAAGTGACTTTATCTCACAAATGTGTAGGTATATTTCACTAAGATGGTTCGCCCGCTCATGATGGGTAATTCCTGATCTAATCGATAGCGGTTCGTGTTGTTTCCCTGGTTCACCACCAGAAAAAGGTCTGTACCTTCGCGGGGATTATACCGGAAGCGAAAATTAGTGGAGATTAAATTGGCATCACTATTATACTGAATAAAGGCATCGGCCGATAATTTTACATTGAGGCTAACACTAGCTTTAAGCCGGG
Proteins encoded in this region:
- a CDS encoding CHAT domain-containing protein, which gives rise to MNMLIAVKLITVVLFAAFYFSAAECSAQKATYQQQAQQLCDEAYTLLFLQGKDSLALLKYQQVKANYFNKPAVDSNLVDACFGMGVIYQIRRNFTQAIKQYKESITYQQKITPEKDSSNFYPYVLIAENFIHLNYYDSAYTYYRNAEHLLIRYPNIPQAQRFYNGMGNLYYLLGNYTQSTNYYEKVLKNLNPDGKSFQQLNENDAYRYIMYSNNIATAYRKLGLYQPAIQNIKGLIRYGILPNLLYQNIAVTYLQYNQLDSAITYLQKIITDKTKGASLDIIGEQIDLYNNWGTVYLKTKNFNKALFNFDKAQQISIANYGFKNDGLAIAFAGKGQVYEKLRNYPLALQHYQSALQALHFTFNNANVYQNPPDFNGTVSSLLLFEVLKNKAGTFRQFYNQTRKTSDLEASLQTYELAFQLADRIRKSYDSDEAKLFFNRTVAPTYEEAIATAFHLFEQTQQKSYLETAFALAEGSKAAVLAESLRKLEIKNISGISPRLRQQEADLKRNNVALQVKLVEDTVSNFRREMYRDRLRENEIKLAKIDKEFENNKQYYQLKYDTQPVKVSPIQEKLSKQTAIVEYFIGKNNLYVFVITSQSFEAKQLNSTKAFRKNWAILHKAFYQPEPTFGLPESQAAHQLYQQLIAPVAASLTGKQRLVIIPDKELGYVPFEALISDTNTNHYLIQDKIISYAYSGKLLPTGSTNKLVNQEALVLAMAPFGAKNHDTKTARRAGMFASLDASADEVNQIGNQVFIGPDATKALFERLASKSDIIHLATHASVNNQETLQSFIAFYPSDSLNNYRLYISEIYDLNLSKLKLIVLSACETGNGQLVQGEGIMSLARAFRYAGCPSTVTTLWPAEDKATAYITTRLHAYLKAGKPKDEAVQLAKLDCLKNQTNPQFQSPVYWANLIFIGDEAPIYQTTNYAIVVWIAGSMLVVFSVLWLFYKRGIIQKSTTKNSDTPPSLIPLT
- a CDS encoding M4 family metallopeptidase codes for the protein MKMYKLVPCSELESSRKWWHFLFKSYPNKLAWVYAGKNKFLVLLVLSVIGLISPAMAQVDDINQSVLAPLLQPSSRYTFLRFKEGVQLAPQELFKTYSTVFGLTENDVMTLQKSDSDKLGFIHYRFQQVYKQIPVEGGEFIVHQKGGELTTANGRVVPKLNAEIGNSMPADAAIDFALRYTNAKRYKWQLDRRLYPKPTLVFTPVNVESGKNLNLAATKYRLAYKMDIFAAVPFSHNRVYVDAYSGEIIKTISLIQDCTNATAATLYNGNQSIQTELTAMGNYRLFDNCRSDGACGDVGGTIRTRSLLSGDLTNSTTNWAGVGASAHWALEKTYDYYNCTFGRQSYDGANAVLNAFINDNAAGRDNAFWDSGTMDMHFGDGGGGATTGAIVSLDVVGHELTHAFTQFTAGLVYSNESGALNESFSDIFGTAVEYYGQGGTGDYDIGEDMWIPGGKLRSMSNPNDKNQPDTYLGTNWYSGVLDHGGVHTNSGVQNFWFYLLSEGGTGTNDISDSYNVTGIGRDNALAISYQALTYYMNSMDQYIDSRYATIQAAEDLFGACSPESYQVANAWYAVGVGGPVGDLWSKDRPDDTGNEPNNISSFMWGSEDIWVRKQNDGLTNQVHQNPEYRDPALGVPNYVYVRVRNRSCTSSGSGNVNLYWAKASTGLSWPSPWTGAVMGGLQMGSPIATLPTGTIAASGETILEFPWYPPNPADYSGAYGLDFSHFCLLSRIETSTTAPFGMTFPENTDLNLNVKKNNNIAWKNITVVDEAAGDGLTAAVAIGNYLEQERLRTKLVFSIPKEEKLPFTAIGVVRISLGEKLFKKWLEGDRVGEGIKVNNRGEIYLSEPTAWIGNIILSPQEVYGIKVLFDVKEKLLNDSIFHFDVTQYRTDNQRDSLVGGERFEINTNALLRRKKYPKQIIQPTNNQKAPEQIVSLPLKNEITAKAFPNPTSASATIQFYLPKAGNVELSIYNAIGNKVTTLVNGSQNAGFHEVLFQAEKLPKGIYFYRLNALGTNLVKRILLTK
- a CDS encoding tetratricopeptide repeat protein gives rise to the protein MKYFLTFFVAITLLTACTQRNYKSYTRQAATKFQAKDYQGAIEEYSKAINLKSNNADLYKRRGIARYELKDYPNALTDLNQAAVLNKYDAETFKFLGDVQMQQNNLKEAVVSYTQAITLDNEYANAYNNRGICKAKLKDHAGAVNDYTKAILFKPDYAVAYQNRANAKFRVKAYREALEDYNKALNYDSDLPEAYFNRALINKTLKQNQDACRDWAKAEELGVDKAGDYRKRFCK
- the lpdA gene encoding dihydrolipoyl dehydrogenase is translated as MASAYDLIVIGSGPGGYVAAIRASQLGLKVGVVERAELGGICLNWGCIPTKALLKSAQVFEYIKHAQDYGINVGDATADFGAVINRSRGVANGMSKGIQFLFRKNKIDHIAGFGKVLGNKKVEVTTADGKKETYEAPNVILATGARSRELPNLPIDGKKIVGYRQAMVLEKQPKTMVVVGSGAIGVEFAYFYNAMGTKVTIVEYMPNVVPVEDEEVSKQLEKSFKKSGIDILTNSSVEAVDTSGEGCVVKIKTAKGEETITCDVVLSAVGVATNLEGIGLEETGVKVEKGRVVVDEFYRTSVPGIYAIGDIVMGPALAHVASAEGIICVEKIAGHHPEPLNYKNLPGCTYCSPEIASVGLTEKQAREQGLDIKVGKFPFSASGKASAAGVKEGFVKVIFDAKYGEWLGAHMIGANVTEMIAEVVVARKLETTGHEIIKSVHPHPTMSEAIMEATAAAYDEVIHL
- a CDS encoding RNA polymerase sigma factor, which encodes MGNRLLVTEVLKKLYSDEIILRDLKNRDENTIRQVYQTNWPKILQMVKLNSGSYAEAKDLYQDSMLDFLEKVSSESFVLTCKLETYIYSICRNKWLYQLRGKQRFIDLDDYIEVQNVPDETEETDVKVPDDGQIIRAIHALGEPCKSLLVGFYYEKLSMEQLAAKLNYKSVNVAKQQKFRCKDRLKNAFSGYF
- a CDS encoding tol-pal system YbgF family protein; the encoded protein is MMDDFDKDELVEQYLLGQLQGEALTDFKRRLATDESFKKEVAVEQAILRNLKTVGRQQRQQQFENFHLEIAEEPETEVKVVKMNTQRYFLMAAASIVLIITSILAINNLITRQSTPEAIYQAYYEPYLIPRFRGAPIEADQRTGAIEAYRAGDYLLSIQLFEQFLAKENDEKSLFYLGNAYLAANKPEAAIKTYLTYLQQYKQFETPSKWYLGLSYIKVENNAEAKKVLKEVAANKAPDNIYREKAKEILSKRKFKKLPDE